In Anaerolineales bacterium, the following proteins share a genomic window:
- a CDS encoding ParA family protein produces MPTKTICIANQKGGVGKTTTAVSLAHGLSQKGRRVLLIDLDPQGQCATALGRSPEPGAFYLLTMGATPQETTFVQSWVRSSGREGLYLLSGDQQTMAAQTVLNAQDQPISAIRNSISRFFKEGLHYIIFDTAPSVGGIQERAVWASDLVIVPTATEFLSADGVSKVLLMMSVLQEKKNWRGNLLGILPTFYDEQTRESKATMEDLRERFDASVLPPIHRATLLRECAAQGQTIFEIDLLCRAAKEYQALTQLVMKF; encoded by the coding sequence ATGCCTACAAAGACAATTTGTATCGCCAACCAAAAAGGCGGGGTCGGCAAGACCACCACCGCCGTTTCCCTCGCACACGGTTTATCCCAAAAGGGACGAAGGGTTCTCCTGATCGATCTCGACCCTCAAGGTCAGTGCGCCACCGCGCTTGGACGAAGCCCAGAACCAGGCGCGTTCTACCTGCTCACGATGGGTGCAACGCCGCAGGAGACCACTTTCGTGCAGTCGTGGGTGCGCTCCTCGGGGCGGGAAGGGCTGTATCTCCTGTCCGGCGACCAGCAGACGATGGCGGCGCAAACCGTGCTGAACGCGCAGGACCAACCCATCTCCGCCATCCGAAATTCGATCAGCCGCTTCTTCAAAGAGGGATTGCATTACATCATCTTTGACACTGCTCCAAGCGTGGGCGGCATCCAGGAGCGCGCGGTGTGGGCTTCCGATCTCGTGATCGTCCCCACCGCCACCGAGTTCCTGTCCGCAGACGGCGTATCCAAAGTCCTGCTGATGATGAGCGTTCTGCAGGAGAAAAAGAACTGGCGCGGGAATCTGCTGGGGATTCTCCCGACCTTCTACGACGAACAGACCCGCGAGAGCAAGGCAACGATGGAGGATTTGCGCGAACGCTTCGACGCCAGCGTTCTGCCTCCCATCCATCGCGCCACCTTGTTACGTGAATGCGCGGCTCAGGGACAGACCATCTTCGAGATAGACCTGTTGTGCCGCGCCGCCAAGGAATACCAGGCGCTGACCCAGCTGGTGATGAAATTCTAA
- a CDS encoding DnaA N-terminal domain-containing protein yields the protein MNPEQAWESVLGQLQLDMPRASFDTWVRDTELLSFEDGVMTVSARNVYARDWLESRLTSTVQRLLIGILNQSVSVRFVVGDNPQEEMESTDEENDEPEIVIEPVQWLDYDKIVQPHKQIVVKGYLRRLGTEIGPKAIWLYIGFHQAAWKVYSNEKGSGLALHSREAMRFSGLSFGAFWRSLRHKEIQSELRGLVQRVDPPGERRYRRGRDGRPHRRPVRYQVCMTPRLTRADAAALYARLKELLNSGARLPDALQELLDAEDVMELLSPVELKQSNIQFNTVMDMARFEDGETCSSEIDRLAQELHRRIVNSLGDIHIPHYFITKTIKRFNLTPAQAWLVTVARDMAYLNARTGERREVVTFKRGYLEMAELIGSKRYKTVQAWLNKGWVTEQRGGDLNRFLMEIEPTASTTYSDLRVDTMPRTYRVLLDEPLDANGRNRVDADGSNSRTQMEVLVDANGSNMADANGTDLNSFKHPLNTHQENTSTTQHACGEKTAEAVAPEFWELETLLQQNDVHPKVQRELLEVQASVRAFVSWVLYVASPQSGNLSDPLGYAISRLREHPLREARGVFRQFADLPPAELLMLIDSTPTRGYALPKQINHPLAPAWKKAMGSNNSLLPAVRTILFGEGDNE from the coding sequence ATGAATCCGGAGCAAGCCTGGGAATCTGTGCTGGGTCAACTCCAGCTGGACATGCCGCGCGCCTCCTTCGATACCTGGGTGCGCGACACGGAACTGCTTTCCTTTGAAGATGGCGTGATGACCGTTTCCGCACGCAATGTGTACGCGCGTGACTGGCTGGAGTCGCGCCTCACGAGCACGGTGCAGCGATTGTTGATCGGTATTCTCAATCAATCTGTTTCCGTTCGGTTCGTGGTTGGGGATAACCCCCAAGAGGAGATGGAATCTACTGACGAAGAGAACGATGAACCGGAAATCGTCATCGAGCCGGTGCAGTGGCTGGACTACGACAAGATCGTCCAGCCTCATAAACAGATCGTCGTGAAGGGTTATCTGCGAAGGCTGGGAACGGAAATTGGTCCGAAGGCAATCTGGCTGTATATCGGTTTCCATCAAGCCGCATGGAAAGTGTATTCAAATGAGAAAGGGTCTGGATTGGCATTACACAGCCGCGAGGCCATGCGTTTCAGCGGGTTGAGCTTTGGCGCCTTCTGGAGATCCTTGCGACATAAAGAGATTCAATCTGAATTACGCGGGTTGGTGCAACGCGTGGACCCGCCGGGTGAGCGCCGCTACCGCCGCGGGCGGGATGGACGTCCGCATCGCCGGCCGGTCCGTTACCAGGTTTGCATGACTCCCAGATTGACGCGCGCCGACGCCGCGGCATTGTACGCGCGGCTGAAAGAATTGCTGAACAGCGGAGCAAGGCTGCCCGATGCTTTGCAGGAATTGCTCGACGCGGAAGATGTGATGGAGTTGCTTTCACCGGTGGAGTTGAAGCAATCCAATATTCAATTCAACACCGTAATGGACATGGCGAGATTCGAAGACGGCGAGACCTGCTCGTCCGAAATAGATCGTCTCGCGCAGGAACTGCATCGCCGGATCGTCAACTCCTTGGGCGATATTCACATCCCGCATTACTTCATCACGAAGACAATCAAGCGATTCAACCTGACGCCGGCGCAAGCCTGGCTGGTGACGGTGGCGCGCGACATGGCGTATTTGAACGCGCGCACCGGCGAACGACGGGAAGTGGTGACGTTCAAGCGAGGCTATCTGGAGATGGCAGAACTCATTGGATCGAAGCGTTATAAGACTGTGCAGGCATGGTTGAACAAGGGTTGGGTTACCGAGCAGCGCGGCGGAGACTTGAATCGTTTCCTGATGGAGATTGAACCGACAGCATCCACCACATATTCAGACCTGCGCGTGGACACCATGCCGCGCACCTATCGCGTTCTTTTGGATGAACCGTTGGACGCAAATGGCAGGAATAGGGTGGACGCAGATGGAAGCAATAGCCGGACGCAGATGGAAGTATTAGTGGACGCAAATGGCAGCAATATGGCAGACGCAAATGGCACTGATTTAAACTCTTTTAAACACCCCTTAAACACTCATCAAGAGAACACTTCCACCACCCAACACGCCTGCGGCGAAAAAACGGCGGAGGCGGTCGCTCCTGAGTTTTGGGAACTTGAAACTCTGCTTCAGCAAAACGACGTGCATCCCAAAGTACAGCGCGAACTCCTGGAAGTCCAGGCTTCCGTGCGCGCTTTTGTCTCGTGGGTGCTGTATGTCGCCAGCCCGCAGAGTGGGAATCTATCCGATCCCCTGGGCTACGCCATTAGCAGACTTCGGGAACACCCGCTGCGCGAAGCGCGCGGGGTCTTTCGGCAATTTGCAGATTTGCCGCCTGCGGAACTCTTGATGCTGATCGACTCGACTCCAACAAGGGGATACGCATTGCCCAAACAAATCAATCACCCACTCGCGCCGGCCTGGAAGAAGGCGATGGGTTCCAACAATTCATTGTTGCCAGCCGTGCGAACCATCCTCTTTGGCGAAGGAGATAACGAATAA